Part of the Flavobacterium sp. KS-LB2 genome is shown below.
CCTATGTATATTATGGCGGGTTTAGTGGCATTGACAATAGGAATTGTAGTGTTGCTTCCAAAAGTAACAAAAGCAATTCCGGCTTCATTAGTGGCTATAATTGTCGTATTTGCACTAGTTTTTTTCTTTGGAATTGACACTAAGACCGTGCGTGATATTGCTTCTGTGAGCGGTGGTTTTCCTTCATTTCATATTCCGAATATTCCAATAAATCTGGAAACCTTACAAATTATATTTCCGTATGCGTTAATTATGGCTTCTGTTGGTTTAACAGAAGGATTATTGACCTTGAATTTAGTAGACGAAATCACCGAAACAAAAGGAAATGGAAATCGTGAATGTATTGCACAAGGGAGTTCAAATATTTTGAATGGTTTTTTCTTCGGGATGGGTGGTTGTCCTATGATTGCACAAACATTAGTAAATCTTTCGGCAGGTTCAAGAGCGCGATTGTCTGGAATTGTTGCTGCAGTAACGATACTTGTGATTATTTTATTTGGTGCTCCAATAATCGAACAATTGCCAATGGCAGCTTTAGTTGGTGTCATGATTATGGTGTCAATTGGGACTTTTGAATGGGCTAGTTTTAGAATCATCAATAAAATGCCTAAACACGATATTTTTGTTGGAGTATTAGTTGCGTTGATTACTATTGTATTGCATAATTTGGCTTTAGCCGTTTTAATTGGAGTGATTATTTCTGCTTTAGTTTTTTCATGGGAAAGCGCCAAAAGAATTCGTGCTAAAAAATATATTGACGAAAAAGGGGTGAAGCATTATGAATTATATGGTCCTTTGTTTTTTGGATCAACAACAGCTTTTGCAGAGAAATTTGATGTTTCCAATGATCCCAACGAAGTTATTATTGATTTTAAAGAAAGTAAAATTACCGATATGAGTGCTATTGATGCGGTTAATAAGATTACTGAGCGTTATGCCAAACTCAATAAAACGGTGCATTTGAAACATTTAAGCCCAGATTGCAGGACCTTATTGAAAAATGCCGATACGGTAATTGACGTAAATATTCTGGAAGATCCTACCTATAAAGTGGTAATAGATTAGTGTTACAATTTTAAGATAAGTAAAAGAAATTGCCACAGATTCACCGATTTTAATTTTTTGACAAATTAAAAGATTGAAGTTGTGGCAATAATTGATTTATAATGTAAACTATATTTTCATCGCCTCTGCAGCTAATCGCCCTGATTTTAGTGCTGCATTGATAGAACCATTCAACAAGTTGTCTCCACAAATAAATAGGGTTTCAGAAATTTTTATTTCAGATTTAGGAATTTTATTTCGCACACTTTCCTGAGTAGGTAGCGCATAATCAATGCGATAGGCTTTCAGCATTTTCCATGAATTTACTTTTTCGCCATACCATTGTTTCAATTCTTGCTTCATGTTTTCAGCCAAAACTGTGTCATCAACAGTTGAGATTCCATTGAAAGAAACGGATATAAGTACTTTTCCTTTTGGCGCATACGCTTTGGAAACATTAGACAGCACAGTCAAATTATTCACCCATTTCTTTTGGGTTGAAGCATTTAAAATGACCACCGCTTTTTCAGTAGGCGCTTCATTGGCTTCAAAATAGATATTCGTAACTTGATGCGAAGTCATTTTTTGTTTTGGGAAGTATTTTTGGGTTAAGGCATTTGCGGTCGTAGCCAACAGGATTTGGTTGGCTTCCATAAGAGTTCCATCTTCAGTGATTACGGTATTGCCATCGATTGCAGTTACTTTTATATTGCATTGAATACTATCTTCGGGTAGCATGGCCACTAATTGTTTGGGAATTTCTTCCATTCCTAGCGCTGGAACGGCAACGTCACCATCCGAAAACATTTTCATCACAAAATCGAACATTCTTCGAGAAGTTTGCAAACCATTTTCTAAAAATATCCCCGACAGAAACGGACGGTAAAATCGCGCAATCATTTTTGGACTAAAACCATAATCGGCTAATTGCTTTTGAGTGGTTTGTTCGGGTTGTTCAAAAATTTCATCAATGGTTAATTTTTGTAATCTGTTTTTTAACCAAAGCGTATTCATTTTATCTTTTAATGAACCGACGGGAGCAAAAAGCGTGGCAAAGGCAGCTGAAGGTCTTCGGAATGGATCTGCTATCTCAAAACTTCCTCCGTCATACAAAACAGTTGCTCCGGGAAGCATTTTTTTTAAGTTTAAAGCGCTGTAATTTAACAATTTTTGAGTTTCGGGATAAGCTGTCAAAAGCACTTGAAACCCTCTGTCAAGAAGAAACCCTTCATAGGAATCAGTTTTGATTCTTCC
Proteins encoded:
- a CDS encoding NAD(P)/FAD-dependent oxidoreductase, producing MWFIFVANSIKIMKQDVIIVGAGLAGLSAAIHLQSQGRKVLLLEASDRAGGRIKTDSYEGFLLDRGFQVLLTAYPETQKLLNYSALNLKKMLPGATVLYDGGSFEIADPFRRPSAAFATLFAPVGSLKDKMNTLWLKNRLQKLTIDEIFEQPEQTTQKQLADYGFSPKMIARFYRPFLSGIFLENGLQTSRRMFDFVMKMFSDGDVAVPALGMEEIPKQLVAMLPEDSIQCNIKVTAIDGNTVITEDGTLMEANQILLATTANALTQKYFPKQKMTSHQVTNIYFEANEAPTEKAVVILNASTQKKWVNNLTVLSNVSKAYAPKGKVLISVSFNGISTVDDTVLAENMKQELKQWYGEKVNSWKMLKAYRIDYALPTQESVRNKIPKSEIKISETLFICGDNLLNGSINAALKSGRLAAEAMKI
- a CDS encoding SulP family inorganic anion transporter, whose amino-acid sequence is MKRVFNLFDFSQKVNYRTEILAGVTVAMTMIPESLSFAIVAGFPPLMGLYASFIAGLITAVFGGRPGMISGGAGATVITLIALMKSNGLEYVFAAVALAGIIQIAIGVFKWGKFIRLVPQPVMFGFVNGLAVIIFMSQLDQFKAIVNGQIEWLSGTPMYIMAGLVALTIGIVVLLPKVTKAIPASLVAIIVVFALVFFFGIDTKTVRDIASVSGGFPSFHIPNIPINLETLQIIFPYALIMASVGLTEGLLTLNLVDEITETKGNGNRECIAQGSSNILNGFFFGMGGCPMIAQTLVNLSAGSRARLSGIVAAVTILVIILFGAPIIEQLPMAALVGVMIMVSIGTFEWASFRIINKMPKHDIFVGVLVALITIVLHNLALAVLIGVIISALVFSWESAKRIRAKKYIDEKGVKHYELYGPLFFGSTTAFAEKFDVSNDPNEVIIDFKESKITDMSAIDAVNKITERYAKLNKTVHLKHLSPDCRTLLKNADTVIDVNILEDPTYKVVID